GTCAAAAAACCTCAATATCCAGATGTGTTTTTTTACTTAAGCAAGCTGCAAATATGTATTTCTACTCTGACACAAACCAACattgaaaaaaaagattacatcATCTTTTGCTCTTCAAGAAAGCACTCCTCTATTTAGTTTCACTCTGTCCTCACACCTAGAGTAACCATTCTTCTTTTAATACAACTAACATATATTGCAGATAATAGGTTTTCTCATAAGAATTGAGTATGCTGAATTATATTGGGGACTTATTTTTAACCCCTTTGGTCATAGTGTGGTGTATCTCTGCATTTGAGAAGAGGCTGAATCCTGTTTTACATCAACAGTAGATAGTGATATGGTTTATGTTGATCTTTTACTCCTGTAGGAGACTTTATTGGTCAAACAACAGCTTTCAAGGAAGGAGACTCCAAACCAGGTCCTGTACATGGTACCATTTGTGGCCACTCTGTCTGGGGATaatatttcacctttttttccactgtgttttgctttactttttgtACCTGCTGTAGTTTCAGCTCCTCAAGAGACACTCCACAGAATCTGTTGCTTAGTAATAATAATCTTCATGGAAATTAGCTTGAactcaaaagaacaaaacatctTTCATTAGTCACAGGTTTTCAGATAATAAATTCCTCAGAGAAAGTTGATTAGAAAGGCCAGCCTTCCAGAATCAAGTATCACCAATGTTGACGTTAAGATGAATTACCCTCTTGAAAGTGCCATTTCTTTGTACCCCTTAACCTATGTTTGAGATTCTTTTCACCAAATACTCAGGCTCACCTTGACAATGACACTACTAATGTGAAGTTTCATGTAATTGGAATCAGCCTCAGAATAAAGCCAGAAAGAATTACTGCCATCATATAGTCTGGCCTTTTGTACAATATAAATCATATGAATTAATTATTGTCTTAACAAAAGCAcctcttaaaacaaaaataatctcatagaatgctttttaaattattttttgtcattaaaGACTTGCATTAGTTAAAAGAACTTGTCATATGATTAGAAAGAGCAGTTACGGACCACAGAAGCACCACAAGAGCAGCAGACCCCACTGAGAGGGTCAGATAGGGACCTGCATCCTCTGTGCTGCGAGATGATGCGTTTCTCGTCAGGTAATCCCTGAACAAAACCTGAAATCCTCAGCTAGGCAGTTAGGGTCATCTTTGAGGCTTCCAAGTTGCCCAGATTAGTAGGCTGCAAAGTCAGGCCCCCTCGAGTGAGTCCCTAggcttctttctttccatttagtTCTACAAATCTCTTAGTGCTCCCTCTATGTAGGCTAAGAAAACAGACAGGAGAGCAGCTCAATCTACACAATGATGCCTTATGGATTTCTAAATTTAAATAACAGAAACGGAAGAATTACCAGAATCATGCTAGAAGGCTGGGTAATTTTAGAAGTGACTTTATAAAGTCTTCTCTACACTGGAACATGAGAAATCAAACCCCAAGTAATTAAAGGTACAAAAGTAACGCATTCTAGCTGAACAACACTAAATCTTCTTGTAGATGCTGTTACATAGATGCAAAACTGTTTTAACTCCTTCAGACAAATTGGCCCAAACTGAAGCCAGTTTACTTTTGCAGGAGAAAATACACACCACAGTTAAAAGTGCAGGTATTTTGTGCTTCTTGTCTACAAAGTACTAGAGGAAGTGAAAGAAGCTctaaatgcagttttgtttctAGTGCAGTTATCACCAGAAATCACAAAAAAGACTACATATGATTACTGGTGCTGCCTGTGCTATAAATAGGTAAAATATCACAGATGTCTCCCAGTATATACATCTGCTTCTGCATATATCCAgaaatgctgcagcactgatggCAGTGAACACTGGAATGCCCATCTGAAACTAGAATTTGCAAAATAAGCTTTACATTATCTACATCACATAAGAAAGTCCATCTATCTCTGTCTCTGACACACAACCTGGCCCCAGTAAATCAAAAGGAGACACTTAAATTTATCACAGCTGTGATTATACCCCCTTTGGAGATCAGATTAACTGACTCTTTGAGGAATTATTGTCATCTCTCACTAGACCTTCTCTTTAAACAGACAGGGCAATGTTAGTGGAATTCCTGCTCATGTTGGTGAACAGGTTTAATTTTATCTCAGGTCAACCACAGAGGTTTGAACTGCAGTAATCTACTACAGGCAGAGCACCAATTAAATGAGGAGTATGTCTCATTATTTGCTATGCTCTGCACCCACACACCAGCAAAACTGCTTATATAGACACGATAATAAAACAGGAACAAGTTCTACTTTGATATTTATGAATACTGTCACTTATCTGCAGTACTGTTAGTGATGTGATACCAAGCTACATTTGCTGTTATATAATAAAGTAGAATACAACCCAATATTCTGTGCATAAAGTATCCATAACTCCTCTGTAGAGGGCACTTGAGAAGCATCACCCATTACAACTCACATTTTCCTCCaacacacagctctgcccccccatccccccataTCCAAGCAGAGTGGTGtctcttcatttttgtttgagCAGTTTGTATGAAATTTTGTCCTGGTGGATGCTAACCAGATGGTGTGCCACAGAGACATAAATCAGCTAAAGGATACTTATTCAGTCATGAATTGGCTATGGACTGTTGTAGCTCTGCTGCCTAAAGACTGGGATGGAATAAAACTTGTAATTCTACTAGGGATTAAACCAGAATCCTGCACTAGTACTAGTGGCAAACATACATGTTTCTGCAACTGCTCTTCCCTGACAGCTGTAATCTTATAACTAAGGGTGGTAAAACTCACCTTCAGCCAGTTACAGATGGTCCAAAACTATACTCAAGATGGGAGGGAGTAGCATGGGGTGAGAGGtttcctggctctgcagcttctccaggcactTCCACCTCTTCCTGCCACCAGCATCAGTATCTCCTGCCACTGGCATACTTGCTGtgacaaagcagcacagaaagcgCTACCTTGGGGAGGGCAccaggagaggagaagggattAAGAAGTGGTTGTTGCAGAGGTAGGGGGAAGGAGTCTCAAAATTAGGCATGTGGGCAGCCAAGCAGAACCATTCCTAAGCAACTGGAAACATACATCCCCCTTCAGACGTTCTTTAGTGACATGTCTTGACCCTTTatcatttaaagaaataactCCAGcaggatattttttaaatcattagcACAATGAAAACTTCCCCAAAACAGCCAAGATGCTGAACATTTTTCATTCTACTAATATGAGGAATAATCTATCACACACAAACATGCAGCACTTGAATCATAAAGGTCACTGTCTTGTGCTGAAATGAATCATGCCATGCAGTACCACTGcctgttttatttattgcacAGTAAGATGATCTTAATTACTCAGTCATAGCTAAAGGTAGTGCACCCAGTTCAGGtagcatttttaagaaaattttctttttaggctctctcttttcctggatgttatttcatttgttttagaTAGACTGACACATCTCTACTCCAATATCTCAGGAAATAACATTCTGTAAATTCTTTATACAAGAAACATATTAACTTAAAGAAAACCATCTAAATCAGGCAAACAACCTTTGTTATTTAAGATATGGATAAAGTATTTGAAACTCATAAGCTGGACAATAAATCCAAAAAACCTGCAAGTGCACAAAGCCAGAGCAATTCTATTgacttttgttatatttttggAGAatgttcatgtttttctttttgtttcttgggtATTTTCACAGGTGCAATATGTACAGAAAAGAGAATGCCATTCTACTTAGTagcttgttttaaaatagtaattCGAGTTTCTTCACATCAGAAAATGACTACTCCTCAAAAAAATATCAAACCAGTTTGTAATGGCAAAGTAGTGATTCCTGGAAAATTGGACTTAAGAAATTTCTCACCATTCCAACTGCAACAAACTTGTgctctgaatttttatttttccacacaaaattaaatcaaaatctCTTTCAAGGAGGGCACTGTTCAATGATTTGAGAATTAAAAACCtcaaacagctgcagaaagaccACTGAAATCTTCCAGTTGTTTATGTATATGtccaaataaaagaaactaTGAAAGCATTAAGCacacaagtgaaaaaaatagtaacagaAAGCAATAAGAGGCAAAACAAGTTTCTTCtctatatacatatttttacatgAATAACAAATGTCAAAGATACACAACTGAGTACAAAAGAATCATTTTAGCAATCAATCTGTACAAATGAGTCTTGTGTAAGCAGCATGCTTTAACACAATGAATTAAACTGCAACATAAttgaaaatacattcatttcAATCCTCCAGACCaaagatttctgaaaatataatgGGGGAATTACAGTTTAGTAATGAGCAAAAtttctgaagaggaagaaaattatagTTCCCCAACAGAATCAGGAGGgataaatttcagttttaaaatcgTTGGTGTTGGTCAAGCCCACTAAAATGCCCCAGTAGCCCCAATCCAGCCAACACATGTGTTTTAACATTACCGATAGCAAGGTTAGGGTGATCTTGGCAGGATCCCAGACAGCAAGATTAAGCAGTTTAGTGGCTTCCAACTTGGTCCTAGGACTTCAGCTGTAATTAGCAAGGCACTGCTCTAAAGACCATATACTAGACACAATAGCTCAAACGGTTCTGTAAACACATCATTATCCTGGGGATACTTCTATGCcaccttgtttcttttcttcttgaacACCCTTTTGTTCACTGTATGTTCTGATCACCTCTAAAACCAGCTCAGTGTGAATACTGTATCACCAAGTAAGCCACCTCTGAATTTGGGCCACTcaatttgggtttcttttttccaagtATCAGCAGATGCAGCTCTGAGTGGAACCCCTGTTACAGACAGTGTAAACAAGCAATAAATTATCAAGACAAATTAACCTCCTTTGATGTTTGCAATTTCTACTTCACAGCCAGTACTTATCAGAGATTATGAAATCCCAACAGAAtgttttcccctcccctttcaAGAAAGTAATTTCACCAACCTTCCTGTATTACTCATCTTCTTTACTCTTTGAATTACCATGTTTTATGACATTCATTCAAACCATTTACATTATAGCTGCGGAAGACAGCAAAAATACCTGTTCCTGCCATCTTAGACAGTGTACGCTCTCACTCTACAACATTAGCTCTAAACAcaattttgctgctttcagagaaaaacaggCATGACAGCTCTGGAACAGAAAATCCATACTAACCAGGTCATAAACTTCCACTATCAATGTAAATGTAATGGAGAAATAAATCTATACGGCAAAGACAAGCTAAAACACTCTGGTTTACAGCAGAACTCCCTCACTGCTTGTCATTTTGATGAGAAAAATCCATACCATGATCAGTGAAGTTGACAAAGAACTTATAGCACACGTACCAACAACACTGCAACTGCCTGGGTGCCTTTACATGTAACCCACAACCTCAGCtagcagcttaaaaaaaaaaaaaagaaaaataaattactaggTTCAAAATTGTTCCTATTATACTCCTAAACTATAAATATTGCCAACACTTCTACTGCTTGTTGTTGAAGAAGAGAACAGCGATAACTGTTTACTCAGTTCTTCACTGAAGACCTGAATAAAATCTGGGGTGTAATTGCTTACTTGACCTCAGAAATTAAGCAGTCCTTGGACATCCACACAGAACAGGGCACCTCCTTCATACACATAGATATAAGCATGAAGGAAATGCCCTGTACTGTGTAGATAGATAGAAATGGGTAAAATTGCTATTACTTGCTCCCCTGGTACGAGAACAATGAAGAGGTCCTCATGCTTTGGGGTACTGAGTGACAGATAGAAGCAAGAAAAGATCAAACCCCGGTTGATAAGTTTGGTATACATTAATCCTGTTCTGCAGGCATTCTTCCCTAGCCTCAGAGCaacggggggtggggggtggaggGTGTGTGTCACTTCGAAGCCCAAACTTTAGTCTTAATTTTACTTgccttaaatatttatttagcagatttaaaataaaaaaataaatagctgagTCTGGATGGCTATCATCAAGGAAAACCTTTGCCTTTTTGCTTTCCAGGCAGGTACTGAGATAGCCTGACATTAATCATAAGGGTGATTTGGCATTTCAGGGAGAGAAGTTGATGCCTAATAGATGAGAACAGCAGAGTAAAATCTTGAGGCAGATACTATAGAGGAAAAGgggcaatgaaaaaaaaacaacaatgtaAAGTAGGATGGGGGGAAAATAGGGAATTCAACTTGCATCCACAGCAAACACTACTGGTCAACTGTTATGGGgaataatggctttaaactgaaagagagtcGATTTAGAtcaggtattaggaagaaattcttcactatgaggtgGATCAGGTTGAGAACATAACAGAGAAGTTAcggatgctccatccctggcagttctCAAGGCCAGGCCAGACAAGGCtcggagcaacctggtctaatggaaggtgtccctgcccatggcagaggggttggaactaggtgaactttaagttcccttccaacacaagccaTTGTATGATTATCAGTTTATGGTTTTGGCCTAATACTTAAACTGGAAAACAAGCcgaggatttttttcccctgtaattaCTATGAAGATTAAGTCCTAGTCTCAACTATGATTCATGTGACATCTATTTGCTGGTTTACCCTACTATTTCTAATTCTATCCCAATGAATGCCTGACAGCATGATTTCAGTTTTGCAGAGCACAAATAGCCTTACATGAACTCCAAGCAGAAACAGCATTATACCAACAGAGTGTAAACTGTAGGCCAAAGTCACAATTTCAGATAGGTTTTCAGGCATACCATCAGGTTTAGATAGCTTGTAACAGACTAAACTAACAACTACAACCACCCTTTCCCCTGGGATAATTTTCACATGAACTctatttttctacattttatgTTAGTCTAAACCTCCAGACGTGGTATTTTCATCCctgtctttccctttcctttcttcattttttccttccaacTCCCCTGATAACTGAGCAGTTAATGTTACTTTTGATCAACTGTTGGAAAAACAGTGAATCTGTGACTGTAGGTGTAGCTATACCAACATAAATTGCCCTCCCAGAGCTTACACTAGTCTTTCATTGAAATTCACCAATATaacaaataatgataataataccCCTTCAATACAGAACTAAATATTCCAATGAACAAGTTCTATAGTAAATTTTGTAAAGTgcacaaaaaatattaatggaagtattaaagattaaaaaaatgaagttttctagTGTTACCATGAAAACTTCTGAAATATTGTTAAAATTAAATAGGAGTAATCTAATGAGACTTTTTGGCTCCAATGTATTGGCAGACAGCAGCAacatttttcagagaaattacACTAACTAAATACACTGTATCTTAGCAGCATAAAAAAAAGTCCCTACAATTAGATGCAATTGCAGGCCTAGTAAGCCTAAACCTGACAAAAtgttacaaatgtatttttcatttaaaagaatggATTTCCATGGAATCCTAGAGGTAacatttgttattttgtttacaTTGTATTCTGGTAGTAAACCCAACTGTAACTAACCACTTTCCCTCCCTCTAGCTTACCTCCCAAAATTGCACTAATTACTGGGAAAATTAAGTAGGTTATAAGATATGGCCACACTGAAAAAGCcatattaaacaaaataaaattcaacCTAAAGCctaaaacaaacccagaaaataaCAATCATTGTCAAATAACTGCAGCTTCACACTACTGACCGATGCTCCCCACACACATAGATGGCACTTGGTCGAATGCGCCGTCTTGTATGGCCAGGTAGCTGTGGCAAAAACTTGAAGTATTTGGGCATCAAGTCCAAGCATGCATCATGAAACTTCTTAATCCTCCAGTAGTATATCAGTGGGTTCAGTGCAGACTTGAGGTAGCAGAGCCAAAGGAGCCAAGTGCTTATCTCAAAGAAGTTGTGCTTGTAGTAGAAGTGGCTGTTGAATGTGGCTATAAGGCTGTAAGTGGTGAAGGGTGCCCAACAGACTATGAAGACTAGGAACAAAATCAAGATGGTTGTGAAGGCACGAGTTTTAAAGCTCATATCAATATTCATCTGAAAAGGTCTCTGTAAGCTCATGAGACCAAGTTTGCTGGCCTGGCTGAGGCATATGCTATCAGGGTGGCTATGGATACGAACTGCATTGTGGCGGACGGTGTTGAGTATGCCCATAAAAGAATACAGCATTACCaggaatggaataaaaaaagaaattagcaAGATAACTACCACATAGGCTCGGTAACCTGGGCTTGTCGAGTAGCCAAAGACACACTGAGGTGCTCTTGAGGGTATCTGCAGATTAGGATTCCCTACTGATAACggaaaagcaacaacaaaagatgCCGCCCAAGAAAGCACAATGAGAATCTTTGCACGGTAAGGGTTCAGTTTATCTTGCCTCTGAACTATGATAAGAAATCGGTCGATACTAATAATAAGAAGAATGGCTACCCCCTCTATGACAAAAAGCCAGAAGAACATGGCAGAGACTCTGCAGAATATATCCCCAAAAATCCACTGAGTGGTAATGATTGTTACCAGAGCAAAAGGCATGTTCAGCACTGCCAGAAGCATGTCTGCAAAAGCCAGGCTTGCTAAGAGAATATTAATTGCAGATCTCATAGCTGCCTTCTGGTAGACCATGAGGCAAACAACAAAGTTTCCAAGGAAAGAAACCAATAGGATAAATATCATAGCAGCAGAAAGAATGATCTGGAATGGCAAACTCAAGCTCCTGAAAACTTCTTGTGAAGGCAGGACAGCTGTAGCATTTACCAGAAAAGTACTTCTCTCGGTGGTGAGTACAGCACCTGAACCATATCTCGACGGCTGTGTTGTGCCACTACGAAGCAAGAATTGTGGAGTGGTAAAATTCGTATATGCATTTTCATAAACAATAAAAGTAGCATTTGAGGTCCCAGAGTGGGCCAATGTCAACATTGCTGAGAAAACCATTGCTTCAGGAGAAATGAGAGCAGAACCAAAGGTCTTCAAGGCATTTCATCTTGTTCAGGCAGTATCTTATTCCTGGTCATTTAACAAATCAAAATTCAAAGTCTGAAAGCATCAAAGTTCTTAAATTTGTGTCAGTATTTCCATCTGCAAAAGAATAGAGAAACAGGATAAATATTGCAAAGTGGACTGTATATGGGAATGTAAAACTAGGTTACATCTTCATTCAAGGAGTCATGGTATCAGGGAAGAGCAATCTGGATAAAGAAATCTAAAGAAATCTGAAACCAATGGGAACCAAACAATTGCTCTGCTTTCCTTAATGACAAACGGATCTTTCATACATATTTACACTTCAGGTCAACAGAATTTACTTAAGCAGGAGTCATGGGAGTCTCATAATGTTTGGCCTTTTTCATACAGATCCTGCTCTGGTAGTCTTGCTGATATTGTACAATACTCTCACTCACTGACTTTTTTCTATCATAACCAGGACTGAAAAACCttgtttgaaaacaaacttagctgacaaagagaaaataaatcatatCTTTATTTAAATCTCATAATTTTTAAGCTAACTTCATGATTTTGTTATGAAATTGCCTACAGCTGGAAACATTAGTATTTCCAAACATCTTAAATAGTATCAGTATCCCCTATCTGCCCATTTGGTAAACATGGAAAAGCCTACCTATCTGAGAAATGCTAAATAATACAGAATCTTTAGTACCATGTCAGtcagctgcagcagacaccttaggaaaaatatgtaaaacatTCTAATCtgttattaattattaaataactTGTCCACAGGattaaagtatttcttaatttgtttcatttagttACTGACTCATATCAAGTGCAGGAAACTAGCTATTCTTCAGTTGCTACAATCCTTCCCCCTGCAGCAAGCTTTCACTGGTCTAGACATGTCTTTGTTAATTCATCTGGGTATTTCACATAATTTAACCACATGCACACTCTTTTTCCTTGTAAATCTAATCCTTTGACATTCTGCTGAACTTCCTCCCTCCTCATTATGTTGATACAATCaaacttttccttttatagTTTGTGTACTGTCTTGTACTATTATTGTACCTATTGTATTATGACATGTACTGTAGagacaaataaaatgcaaaggaaCTGTATCCCCTTTTCAGCGCTACTTCCTCTCCTCTATCTTGGACTATTAAATTAAATACTCCCAGAGTACTCTGGCACCTGATcaagcagaaaaccagaaagattcAATGCCCATAGCCAGAAACAAAGTGAAATTCACCGCATTCATTCTGGATGACTGTAACAGTCACTTTCAAGCTGTCTTAGTGTGTTTAGTTAGAAGTGGATTATAGGCATCTTCAGAGGGTAATCTATCTCCTCCATCTCTGCACATGGTGACCAAGAAGCTTATATCTGGCAACACAAATCCTGCCCGTATTTATGAAAGTTCTGGATAATCAccaacaaagaaagaaactttaaGACAATAAAGTCCCCAGTTTGGACTTCTAGTGATCCAAATGCAAACCTGTCCAGGCTGCTGCCAAGAATTCATCTAGAAACAGCAGCACTATGACCTCCTCCTCTCATTCCATAGAAAAGCTATTCCCTTCTTACCTGCAAGCTCCTATCAACTAGATGATTTCCAAGGCCAGACcatcttctgcattttttccaaCACAAATTATTAACCTCTCTCTTGCAATTTTCAATGGTATCAGAGGATATTATTATAAATTTCCTAATATCATTGAGTCTGTGGTAGGTCGACCCTGGATAGACAGCAGGTTCCCTCCCACCAAAGCAGGTCTATCActccccctcctcagctggacatgAGAGGGAATGGTTCAGGGGGAGAGATAACAAAATGGAGATATCACTCACCAATtaccatcaaaaaaaaaaaatgaacttgaCTAGAGAAATTAATTCATTACCAGTCAAAATCAGAGaaggataatgagaaaaaaaaataaataactaaacCACACCCCCTCCTTTCTTTCCATGCTCAACTTTATTCCTGCACTGGGAGAAGAGGGATGGGGGTTgcagtcagttcatcacacactctttcttctgctccttcctcctctgagGAGAGGGCTTCTCACACTCTTTCCCTGCTTCAGTGTGGGTTCCTTCCATCAGGTGCAGTTCTTCagaaacagactgctccagcatgggcccCCCAAAGGGTCACAAacctgccagcaaacctgctccagtgtgggctcctctctctATAGGGCCACAGGTCtggccaggagcctgctccagcacgagcatcccatgggatcacagcttctttgggcatccacctgctctggtgtggggtcTTCCACAGGCTGTAAATTaatatctgctccaccatggacctccatgggctgcaagggacagcctgcctcaccatggtctgcaccatgggctgcagggaaaactctgctccagcacctggagcacctcctcccctccttcactgaccctggtgtctgcagagctgtttctctcataGTCTCACTCCTCCCTCTGGCTGCAATTGCTCCTGCACAGtaactttttcctcttcttaactATGTGATCCCAAAGTTGctaccaccatcactgatgggctcagccttggccagtaGTGGGTttgtcttggagctggctggcattgaCTCTATCAGACACAGGGAAAGCTTCTACCAGCTTCTCATAGAAGCTGCCCTTGTAGCACCCCCCTCTGCCAAAACCTCCCATGAAAACCGAGGGTGTCATAGgttaagcccagctggtaactcagcaccatgcagccactcactcccctccttctgcCCTTCCCCCCCATCTCCAGGCAGGAAGAGGGAGGAGAATTTAATGGATGTAAACCacataggttgagataagaacagtccagtaactaaagtataatataaaactactactactaatagtAATTctaagggaagtaacaaggggagagaatataatattaaaaagggaagggggtgggtgggagaaaacaaaacccaaacccatatGCAAgagatgcacaatacaattgctcactatccactgaccaatacccagcccaacccaagcagcgatctgggctttctgggtaactccccccagtttatacactgggcacgacatgctgtggtatggaattcccctttggctagtttgggtcaggtgttctgtctctgcttccccgCAGCTTcccgtgcccctcctcactggcagatcatgagactgaaaagtccttgattagggtaagcattatttagcaacaactaaaacacctgtgtgttatcagcattggtCTCAGACTAAAGCAAAACCacggcactgcaccagctactaggaaggagaaaaataactgtccAGCTGAACCCAAGATACAGAGTAATACAAATTCCACTTTTGAGAGGTCTTCCTGCTTGAATGGAAGGGAATGCaataattttcttgtttatcCTATTATATTTCAAAGATTGCTAAACTCAGCAAGAGTATACTAAGCTATGTATGTTGACATTTCACAAAAATGTCAAATTTTGTTAACTTCAGTctagattttccttttctctccattCAGCCcctctaatttttattttacaataacTCTTCTAGAGAAAGTCTTAATGCTAATTACAGGCTAAAGCATATAAAGTAGCCAAAATTTCTCTCTTCAGTCTTTATAAACCTTTCTTTACTAGTTGTCTTTAACATATTTGTTAGAATAAAGTCTATAACCAACAGCAGAAAGGTTAACAcagctttccaaaacaaataAGCAAGGATTTTAACAATGAACGTGGAAATCTCACCCAAGGTTCCTCCGAGGTTTACGATTCCACAAGCCAAGAACACtaaagagggaaggaagctgTAGCGTTCTGCAGGGACTGCAAAAGAGCATAAATTCAACAAATAATTCTGGATTTAAAATCATGGAGTACAGAAAATTAGATCCCTGGGGCAGTATCTTTTAGAGCTCTGCAATAAGCCAGCAAAGGTAAGTTTTGCATTTCAGATTGGCTTTGACAAGGTCTTTCCACCATGGTTCTGAAAGAAACTAATCTGCCACTAGAGAAATGTAAAGCCCTCTCACTGACAATAATCAGTTTAaaataggaaacaaaagaagGAGCAATTAGTTTTGCAGTGGAAAAAAGGTTAGCAGAACAATTCTACAAAGATAATCTATCATGGGGCTCACACTCTTCAACCTACAGGGGAGAAGAGGCAAATGTGAAACCACAACATTTGCTGATGAACATGAGCTGTTTTTCAGAGCAATTCAATAAAAACAAAGGTCAACTATAAAAAGGTACAGATGGATCTTATGACAGTTAGTGACAAACTAATAGACTGCCAGATAAAATGCAGTGTTGCTAGAAGTAAAGCTCTGcatgtacagaaaaaaaggtataGGCACAGTAACAGATGCTAAGCCAATAATTACCATCCAGAAGACAGACAGATCTTCAAGTTTTGATAGTCTATGAAACCATCATGCAAGTGTTCAGAATTGTTagcaaagaaacagagaagaaatctaCAGGATCTACATACATACATCGTATATTCATATGCAGTACCTGCGACAATACACTTCTATGGCACATCTCATCCTCTGTGCTATACTCAGTTCTGCTCCAACTGATGTCTACtcaaaagtgactgaaaaaaggTATCATAGAGGTCTACAGAATTATTAGTGGCACAGGGAAACGAA
This window of the Melopsittacus undulatus isolate bMelUnd1 chromosome 3, bMelUnd1.mat.Z, whole genome shotgun sequence genome carries:
- the GPR63 gene encoding probable G-protein coupled receptor 63, producing the protein MVFSAMLTLAHSGTSNATFIVYENAYTNFTTPQFLLRSGTTQPSRYGSGAVLTTERSTFLVNATAVLPSQEVFRSLSLPFQIILSAAMIFILLVSFLGNFVVCLMVYQKAAMRSAINILLASLAFADMLLAVLNMPFALVTIITTQWIFGDIFCRVSAMFFWLFVIEGVAILLIISIDRFLIIVQRQDKLNPYRAKILIVLSWAASFVVAFPLSVGNPNLQIPSRAPQCVFGYSTSPGYRAYVVVILLISFFIPFLVMLYSFMGILNTVRHNAVRIHSHPDSICLSQASKLGLMSLQRPFQMNIDMSFKTRAFTTILILFLVFIVCWAPFTTYSLIATFNSHFYYKHNFFEISTWLLWLCYLKSALNPLIYYWRIKKFHDACLDLMPKYFKFLPQLPGHTRRRIRPSAIYVCGEHRSVV